In one window of Gemmatimonadota bacterium DNA:
- a CDS encoding aquaporin family protein, producing MARYLTELIGTFFLVFTIGMTAVAGLAAAPIAIGCTLMVMVYMGGHVSGAHYNPAVSVAIFLRGKLEGSELVPYIAAQILGSWLAGGAVLVITGSTFAPAPGTDYGTLSVLMAEVLVTFALVLVILNVATAKATEGNSYYGLAIGFTVLAGVYAVGPVSGGAFNPAVGIGPIIVDLLAGDGSMGNLWFYIVGPLAGASLAVPVFRMQNPEGSEG from the coding sequence ATGGCCCGCTATCTGACTGAACTGATCGGTACGTTCTTTCTCGTCTTCACGATCGGGATGACCGCCGTGGCGGGATTGGCGGCGGCTCCCATCGCGATCGGCTGCACGCTCATGGTGATGGTCTACATGGGTGGTCACGTCTCCGGAGCGCATTACAACCCGGCGGTGAGCGTGGCGATCTTCCTGAGGGGAAAGCTCGAGGGGTCCGAGCTCGTGCCCTATATCGCCGCGCAGATCCTCGGCTCCTGGCTTGCCGGGGGAGCCGTTCTTGTGATCACGGGGTCGACCTTCGCGCCGGCACCCGGCACCGATTACGGCACGCTTTCCGTCTTGATGGCCGAAGTCCTGGTCACGTTCGCGCTGGTGCTCGTGATCTTGAACGTGGCGACAGCCAAAGCGACGGAGGGGAATTCTTACTACGGTCTTGCCATCGGCTTCACGGTGCTCGCGGGCGTCTACGCGGTCGGACCGGTCTCGGGTGGCGCGTTCAACCCGGCGGTCGGCATCGGACCGATCATCGTAGACTTGCTCGCCGGGGACGGTTCGATGGGTAACCTGTGGTTCTACATCGTCGGCCCCCTGGCCGGCGCCTCGCTGGCGGTCCCGGTCTTCCGGATGCAGAACCCCGAAGGCTCGGAAGGCTGA
- a CDS encoding beta-lactamase family protein produces the protein MRSVRRPVLAAIVAVLAATTLLQAQSLRHTSPEDVGMSSERLERLTQALQDYVNADRLSGVVAMVLRDGKVAYLEALGARDVEAGAPMEPDAIFRIASQTKALVSVGILALQEDGALLISDRVEKYLPAFANHKVAVRSEGGGREIVDGNRPITVRDLLTHTAGIGYGYGPAASAWGAEGIQGWYFGHRDEPVRATVDRLAKLPFDAQPGERFVYGYNTDILGAVIEQVSGLTLEDFLQTRILDPLGMKDTHFYLPDDKRDRLAAVYNQDADGAIVRAPDGPGMQTQGQYVDGPRKSFSGGAGLLSTAADYGRFLQMMLNGGELDGTRVLSPSTVALMTVDHIGHLGIRTGAGVGFGLGFRVRTDVGAGGEAGSVGDYGWGGAYHSTYWVDPVEDLVVVYFTQIIPATGLDDHAKLRALVYSAIVERRAGM, from the coding sequence ATGCGAAGCGTCCGCCGTCCCGTCCTGGCTGCGATCGTCGCCGTCCTGGCAGCTACGACCCTCCTTCAGGCTCAGAGTCTCCGGCACACGTCGCCCGAAGACGTCGGCATGTCGTCGGAGCGACTCGAGCGCCTGACGCAAGCACTCCAGGACTACGTCAACGCCGACCGCCTGTCGGGTGTGGTCGCGATGGTGCTGAGGGACGGCAAGGTGGCCTACCTCGAAGCGTTAGGCGCGCGGGACGTCGAAGCCGGCGCCCCGATGGAGCCGGACGCGATATTCCGTATCGCGTCCCAGACCAAGGCACTGGTGAGTGTGGGGATTCTCGCGCTCCAGGAAGACGGCGCGCTCCTGATCTCAGATCGCGTGGAGAAATACCTTCCGGCATTCGCGAATCACAAGGTGGCGGTGCGCAGCGAGGGTGGGGGCCGCGAGATCGTCGACGGGAACCGCCCGATCACCGTGCGCGACCTGCTGACGCATACGGCCGGGATCGGATATGGGTACGGACCGGCTGCCAGCGCGTGGGGCGCGGAGGGCATCCAGGGATGGTACTTCGGCCACAGGGACGAGCCTGTGCGTGCCACGGTCGATCGCCTTGCCAAGCTCCCCTTCGACGCGCAGCCGGGCGAACGTTTCGTCTACGGGTACAACACGGACATTCTCGGCGCCGTGATCGAGCAGGTCTCCGGGCTTACCCTGGAAGACTTCCTGCAGACCCGGATCCTCGATCCTCTGGGCATGAAAGACACGCACTTCTATTTGCCGGACGACAAACGAGACCGATTGGCGGCCGTGTACAATCAGGACGCCGACGGCGCGATCGTGCGCGCCCCCGACGGACCCGGCATGCAGACCCAGGGACAATACGTCGACGGACCTCGGAAAAGCTTCTCGGGGGGAGCAGGTCTCCTGTCCACGGCGGCAGACTACGGGCGATTCCTACAGATGATGCTGAACGGCGGGGAGCTGGACGGGACCCGGGTCCTGTCTCCGTCCACCGTCGCACTGATGACTGTCGACCACATCGGGCACCTAGGTATTCGGACCGGTGCGGGCGTGGGGTTCGGGCTGGGCTTCCGTGTGCGTACGGACGTGGGAGCCGGAGGCGAGGCCGGGTCCGTGGGGGACTACGGCTGGGGGGGTGCGTACCACTCCACGTACTGGGTCGATCCGGTGGAGGACCTCGTCGTGGTGTACTTCACGCAGATCATCCCGGCGACCGGCCTCGACGACCACGCCAAGCTCAGGGCGCTCGTATACTCCGCGATCGTCGAACGCCGCGCCGGAATGTAG
- a CDS encoding carboxypeptidase regulatory-like domain-containing protein, protein MVPLRAHRRWIPGLALLALAAGHGPLEAQRIVGRVLEEGGAGPVAGAMVRLVNDTGVTGSGWLTAADGRFRLEAPAGGTYEIRVERIGFATVVIGGVSVADNGIASIDVTVETEPITLEGLQVEAEAGRCRIDESGGMTQVVWDEARKALAAATWTEAQVNLRFVVSVWDRQISPRTSQILFEEREQRETLGANSVQSLPPEELVRDGYVQSHPGFLFYYAPDAAVLLSDEFLETHCFRVVEDQADGSAFVGLRFEPDRERDRPDVEGVIWLDEASGRLDRVEFRYTGLRIAGANRARGEVRFAQVADGRWIVREWFIQAPMASGRVGTPGAIRRGNRSLIHEVGNRVELVEGAGFSWTPDIVPATVSGLVFDSVSGGVLPGAEVRIAGRAARSNSDLSGRFELHDVHPGMHRLTFSHPRLDSLGVTPGWTTIVAESGEELEVDLAVPRWETLLALSCGEQGAGALVGVVRSREGLTIGGATVEVLDALGPDSLPITDISDQYGAYVLCDAPEGVTRVRASRGGSRSEVAEASVLPESFVQIDLTLPPPPVRPLAVPGVLRPAIVGTVLARESRQPLQDVEVRLLDEDGEVVATDLSTAEGEFRMVLDDGLPVAYLSVARLGYTGAVSEALDLSEGTRRVEILLPSEAIEIEPVIVIVDGRVPRLEREGFYARATSIPGLFLRRDDIDAVAPARTSDLLERAPGVRSWTDPLSGDLRRRIVFTRLTLAGGDRCYPSLYVDGDMVRLGGSRNEPGAPTIEGIEPPADEDVPSLDELIPPHEIEAVEMYPTPGQVPQRFTGLGTRCGVIVVWTRRGGDAR, encoded by the coding sequence ATGGTACCGCTGAGGGCTCATAGGCGATGGATCCCTGGGCTGGCGCTGCTGGCTCTAGCGGCTGGGCATGGTCCGCTCGAGGCCCAGAGGATCGTCGGTCGAGTGCTGGAAGAGGGAGGGGCTGGACCGGTCGCCGGTGCCATGGTGCGTCTCGTGAACGACACGGGAGTGACCGGTAGCGGCTGGCTCACCGCCGCGGACGGACGGTTTCGTCTGGAGGCTCCGGCGGGCGGCACCTACGAGATCCGTGTCGAGCGCATCGGTTTCGCGACCGTGGTCATCGGTGGCGTCAGCGTGGCCGACAACGGCATCGCATCGATCGACGTGACGGTCGAGACCGAGCCCATCACCCTCGAGGGCCTTCAGGTCGAAGCGGAGGCCGGACGGTGTCGAATAGACGAGTCCGGAGGAATGACCCAGGTCGTGTGGGACGAGGCCCGGAAGGCGCTCGCAGCCGCCACCTGGACTGAAGCCCAAGTGAACTTGCGTTTCGTAGTCTCGGTCTGGGACCGCCAGATCTCGCCCCGCACGAGCCAGATTCTGTTCGAGGAGCGGGAGCAGCGCGAGACCCTGGGAGCGAATTCCGTGCAGAGCCTGCCTCCTGAAGAGCTGGTGCGCGACGGCTACGTGCAGTCACATCCTGGATTCTTGTTCTACTATGCGCCCGACGCGGCGGTGCTGCTCTCGGATGAGTTCCTGGAGACCCACTGCTTCCGTGTAGTCGAGGACCAGGCAGACGGGTCCGCATTCGTCGGTTTGCGGTTCGAACCCGATCGCGAGCGTGACCGGCCGGATGTCGAAGGGGTCATTTGGCTCGACGAAGCGAGCGGCCGTCTCGACCGCGTGGAGTTCCGCTATACGGGGCTGCGGATCGCCGGTGCGAACCGTGCCCGCGGTGAAGTGCGATTCGCGCAGGTCGCCGATGGGCGGTGGATCGTTCGCGAGTGGTTCATCCAGGCGCCCATGGCGAGCGGACGCGTGGGTACGCCGGGCGCGATCCGCCGCGGCAACCGCTCGTTGATCCACGAAGTGGGGAATCGAGTCGAACTTGTCGAGGGGGCCGGTTTCTCCTGGACTCCGGATATCGTGCCGGCGACCGTCAGCGGGCTTGTCTTTGACAGTGTCTCCGGCGGCGTCTTACCCGGAGCCGAGGTGAGGATCGCGGGCAGGGCGGCACGGTCGAACTCGGATCTCTCGGGGCGCTTCGAGCTGCATGATGTGCACCCGGGTATGCACCGCCTGACATTCAGCCACCCTCGACTCGACTCTTTGGGCGTGACCCCTGGTTGGACCACCATCGTAGCCGAGTCGGGGGAGGAGCTCGAGGTGGATCTCGCGGTGCCGCGGTGGGAGACGTTGTTAGCCCTCTCGTGTGGCGAGCAAGGCGCGGGTGCGCTCGTGGGTGTGGTCCGTTCACGGGAGGGACTCACCATAGGCGGAGCGACGGTGGAGGTGCTCGACGCCCTCGGGCCGGACAGCTTACCGATCACCGACATCTCTGACCAGTACGGGGCCTACGTTCTGTGCGATGCCCCGGAGGGTGTGACCCGCGTTCGTGCGTCTCGTGGCGGATCCCGGTCGGAGGTAGCGGAAGCGAGCGTTCTGCCCGAATCTTTCGTCCAGATCGACCTCACGCTTCCGCCCCCGCCTGTTCGCCCCCTGGCGGTGCCTGGCGTCCTGAGGCCAGCGATCGTGGGCACTGTGCTCGCTCGGGAAAGTCGGCAGCCACTCCAGGATGTTGAAGTCCGGCTGCTCGACGAGGACGGCGAAGTCGTCGCCACCGACCTTTCAACCGCCGAAGGTGAGTTCAGGATGGTGCTCGACGATGGCCTGCCGGTCGCATACCTGAGCGTCGCGCGCCTCGGGTACACCGGCGCCGTGAGTGAGGCGCTGGATCTGAGTGAGGGCACGCGGCGGGTCGAGATTCTGCTCCCGTCCGAGGCGATCGAGATCGAACCGGTCATCGTGATCGTGGACGGCCGCGTCCCGCGACTCGAGCGAGAGGGCTTCTACGCCAGAGCGACCTCGATCCCGGGCCTCTTCCTCCGCCGGGACGACATCGACGCCGTCGCACCGGCGAGAACGAGCGACTTGCTCGAGCGGGCACCCGGAGTGCGCAGCTGGACCGACCCCCTCAGCGGCGACCTCAGGAGGCGCATCGTCTTCACGCGCCTCACGCTAGCGGGTGGCGACCGCTGCTACCCGTCGTTGTACGTGGACGGCGACATGGTGCGACTTGGGGGGTCGAGGAACGAGCCGGGTGCGCCGACGATCGAGGGCATCGAACCGCCGGCAGATGAGGACGTTCCCTCCCTGGACGAGCTGATCCCGCCACACGAGATCGAGGCAGTCGAGATGTACCCGACGCCCGGCCAGGTGCCGCAGCGATTTACCGGACTCGGCACGCGCTGCGGTGTGATCGTGGTGTGGACGCGTAGGGGCGGGGACGCCCGCTAG
- a CDS encoding amidohydrolase family protein, translating to MTTLRSLPALALALLASSGSLDAQVVAYVGATVWDGTGSAPIRDATMIVEDGRITAIATAGDVPSLAQIVRLDGKFIIPGLIDTHGHVSGRWAQEGVTGESDRIRGDLELFAKYGVTTVNSLGDGDAVIAVRDAASPTDPRARLLAAGSVVAGSDPAAARAAAIANAEAGVDWLKLRVDDNLGEGRKMPWDAVQAVFDVGEERGLRVATHVFYLDDAKRLLEMGTGLVAHSVRDTDVDEAFIAALIDSGACYVPTLTRELSTFVYAERPDFFDNDFFTELADEREVARLSEPAFMERMRQSSAAAGYRVALRQALRNLKLLVDAGAPVTFGTDAGPAARFPGFFEHLELALMVDAGLEPEQALIAATSRAAACLGLEDVGTLEVGKWADFIVLASSPMTDINNTQTLEQVYVAGKPMR from the coding sequence ATGACTACACTACGCTCTCTTCCGGCTCTCGCGCTCGCGCTCTTGGCGAGCAGTGGTTCACTCGACGCCCAGGTCGTCGCCTACGTCGGCGCGACGGTATGGGACGGCACCGGATCGGCGCCGATCCGCGACGCCACGATGATCGTGGAGGACGGCCGCATCACCGCGATCGCCACGGCAGGGGACGTGCCCTCGCTTGCGCAGATCGTGAGGCTGGATGGCAAGTTCATCATCCCTGGTCTCATCGACACGCACGGCCACGTCAGCGGCCGATGGGCGCAGGAGGGGGTCACCGGCGAATCGGACCGCATCCGAGGGGATCTCGAGCTCTTCGCCAAGTACGGCGTCACTACCGTGAACAGCCTGGGTGATGGCGACGCGGTCATCGCCGTTCGTGACGCCGCGTCCCCGACCGACCCTCGGGCGCGACTGCTCGCGGCCGGCTCCGTGGTCGCCGGGAGCGACCCGGCCGCGGCACGCGCGGCTGCGATCGCGAACGCCGAAGCCGGCGTCGACTGGCTGAAGCTCCGCGTCGACGACAACCTCGGCGAGGGACGGAAGATGCCGTGGGATGCCGTGCAAGCGGTATTCGACGTCGGTGAGGAACGGGGCCTACGCGTCGCCACGCACGTGTTTTACCTGGATGACGCGAAGAGGCTGCTCGAGATGGGGACAGGCCTGGTGGCGCACTCGGTGCGCGACACCGACGTGGACGAGGCTTTCATCGCCGCGCTCATCGACAGCGGGGCTTGTTACGTGCCGACGCTCACGCGCGAACTGAGCACCTTCGTATATGCCGAACGACCCGACTTCTTCGACAATGATTTCTTCACCGAATTGGCCGACGAGCGAGAAGTCGCCAGACTGAGCGAGCCAGCCTTCATGGAGCGCATGAGACAGAGCTCGGCAGCTGCCGGCTACCGCGTAGCGCTTCGGCAGGCTCTTCGGAATTTGAAGCTCCTCGTCGACGCAGGCGCCCCCGTCACGTTCGGCACGGACGCCGGGCCGGCCGCGCGCTTCCCGGGGTTCTTCGAGCACCTCGAGTTGGCGCTCATGGTCGACGCGGGTCTGGAGCCAGAACAGGCGCTGATCGCCGCGACGAGCCGTGCGGCGGCGTGTCTCGGCCTGGAGGACGTGGGTACGCTCGAGGTCGGGAAGTGGGCGGACTTCATCGTGCTCGCGTCTTCGCCGATGACCGACATCAACAATACGCAGACGCTCGAACAGGTGTACGTGGCCGGCAAGCCGATGCGCTGA